One genomic window of Planctomonas sp. JC2975 includes the following:
- a CDS encoding helix-turn-helix domain-containing protein — translation MDADTADIATIGHRIRHFRTQHGLTLERVSELVGLSQSQLSMIENGKREPKLTTLQSIAGAIGVDLATLLVAEPPDERTAYEIELGKAQKSALYTTLGLPDVRPTKGTPTETLAALVGLHRELARQASKAIATPEEARRANTELREQMRGRDNYVPEIEAVAEEQVKASGHVSGALTHREVSVMAKRLGFQLVYVDDLPNSTRSITDLENGRIYLPPASIPGGHGLRSMALQALAHRVLGHEKPTSYAEFLRQRLEINYFAACCLMPQNAAVAFLQEAKRDRDLAVEDFRDAFGVTHEAASLRLTNLITVHLGIRMHFLRVGEDGALYKGYENDGLPLPTDVTGAIEGQLVCKKWSARDAFTQTNRTTELYQYTDTPAGTYWCATQTGRGDDGSFTITAGVPFADAKWFRGRETTVRAVSTCPDPSCCRIADASLETSWAEKAWPSARLHSHILSPLPTGAFPGVDDAELYAFLDAHSGPLGE, via the coding sequence ATGGATGCCGACACCGCAGACATCGCCACGATCGGGCACCGCATACGCCACTTCCGCACCCAGCACGGACTCACGCTCGAGCGCGTCAGCGAGCTGGTCGGGCTGTCGCAGAGCCAGCTGTCGATGATCGAGAACGGCAAGCGAGAGCCCAAGCTCACGACGCTTCAGTCGATCGCGGGCGCCATCGGCGTCGACCTCGCGACCCTGCTCGTCGCCGAGCCGCCCGACGAGCGCACCGCATACGAGATCGAGCTCGGCAAGGCGCAGAAGTCCGCTTTGTACACGACGCTCGGGCTGCCCGACGTGCGCCCGACGAAGGGCACGCCGACCGAGACGTTGGCCGCGCTCGTCGGCCTGCACCGCGAGCTGGCTCGGCAGGCCAGCAAAGCGATCGCGACGCCCGAGGAGGCCAGGCGCGCCAACACGGAGCTTCGCGAGCAGATGCGCGGCCGCGACAACTACGTGCCCGAGATCGAGGCGGTGGCCGAGGAGCAGGTGAAGGCGTCCGGTCACGTCTCCGGCGCCCTCACTCACCGCGAGGTGAGCGTGATGGCCAAGCGCCTCGGGTTCCAGCTCGTCTACGTGGACGACCTGCCGAACTCGACGCGGTCCATCACCGATCTCGAGAACGGACGCATCTACCTTCCGCCCGCGTCCATCCCGGGTGGCCATGGGCTGCGGTCCATGGCGCTGCAGGCGCTCGCACACCGCGTGCTCGGGCACGAGAAACCCACGAGTTACGCGGAGTTCCTACGCCAGCGCCTGGAGATCAACTACTTCGCCGCGTGCTGCCTCATGCCGCAGAACGCGGCGGTCGCCTTCCTGCAGGAGGCGAAGAGGGATCGGGATCTCGCGGTGGAAGACTTCCGCGACGCGTTCGGCGTCACACACGAGGCGGCATCTCTCAGGCTCACCAACCTCATCACGGTGCACCTCGGCATCCGGATGCACTTCCTGCGCGTCGGCGAGGACGGCGCCCTCTACAAAGGCTACGAGAACGACGGTCTGCCGCTGCCCACCGACGTGACGGGCGCCATCGAGGGCCAGCTGGTCTGCAAGAAGTGGAGTGCGAGGGACGCGTTCACGCAGACGAACCGCACCACCGAGCTCTATCAGTACACGGACACCCCCGCCGGCACCTATTGGTGCGCGACTCAGACCGGACGCGGCGACGACGGCAGCTTCACGATCACGGCGGGCGTCCCGTTCGCGGATGCCAAGTGGTTCCGCGGCAGGGAGACCACGGTGCGCGCGGTGTCGACGTGTCCGGATCCGTCATGCTGTCGGATCGCCGACGCCTCGCTCGAGACGTCGTGGGCGGAGAAGGCGTGGCCGAGCGCGAGGCTGCACTCGCACATCCTGTCCCCGCTGCCCACCGGCGCGTTCCCCGGCGTGGACGATGCCGAGCTGTACGCGTTCCTCGACGCCCACTCGGGTCCGCTGGGCGAATAG
- a CDS encoding phosphoenolpyruvate carboxykinase (GTP): MTITQRPRTHRIPTTENAQDSTKAQRARVATSQTTQTSRADAEGTDVRPASSSNAGHDGTLWAVGTTDSALAEWVLGIAELTQPDEIVWCDGSRAEADRLFKLQVASGQLIRLNPEWRPGSYLARTDPGDVARVEARTFICSDRESDAGPTNNWRDPESMRVELNAVFAGSMRGRTMYVVPFSMGPVGGAISQLGVELTDSPYVVVSMGIMTRMGRAALDLIEAGRPWVRTVHSVGYPLRDAAGSRRNDVAWPCNETKYIVQFPRDREVWSYGSGYGGNALLGKKCFALRIASQMAREDGWLAEHMLIVKVFSPSGRTHHIAAAFPSACGKTNLAMLRSQLPGWRVETIGDDIAWLKPDSTGRLRAINPERGFFGVAPGTGESTNRSAVETMWGNTIFTNVALRDDGDVWWEGLTETPPAHLIDWRGEDWTPDSGRTAAHPNSRFTVPAEQCPTIADDWEDADGVPIDAIVFGGRRATNVPLVLQARDWKHGVFLGATVASEQTAAAEGTVGELRRDPFAMLPFCGYNMADHWAHWLDIGERLGSAAPAVFQVNWFRKGPDGSYLWPGFAENMRVLAWIAERLEGTAAAVDAPVGRVPARASLDVDGLALAPDALDHLFEIDPAAWLAECDLTEDFFARFGGRVPAALGAELASLRYRLRH; the protein is encoded by the coding sequence ATGACCATCACGCAGCGGCCCCGCACGCACCGAATCCCGACGACCGAGAACGCACAGGACTCGACGAAGGCGCAGAGAGCCCGCGTCGCCACCTCCCAGACCACACAGACCAGCCGGGCGGATGCTGAGGGCACCGACGTCCGCCCGGCTTCTTCTTCGAACGCCGGCCATGACGGCACCCTCTGGGCGGTCGGCACCACGGATTCCGCGCTCGCCGAATGGGTGCTCGGCATCGCCGAGCTCACGCAGCCCGATGAGATCGTGTGGTGCGACGGATCCCGCGCCGAGGCCGACCGTCTCTTCAAGCTGCAGGTCGCGTCCGGCCAGCTCATCCGGCTCAATCCCGAGTGGCGGCCAGGCAGCTACCTCGCGCGTACGGATCCGGGCGACGTGGCCAGGGTCGAGGCGCGCACATTCATCTGCTCCGACCGCGAGAGCGATGCCGGCCCCACGAACAACTGGCGCGATCCGGAGTCGATGCGCGTCGAGTTGAACGCGGTCTTCGCGGGCAGCATGCGCGGTCGCACGATGTACGTGGTGCCCTTCTCGATGGGCCCGGTCGGCGGGGCCATCTCGCAACTCGGCGTCGAGCTCACCGATTCGCCCTACGTCGTCGTGTCTATGGGCATCATGACCCGCATGGGGCGTGCTGCGCTCGACCTGATCGAGGCCGGCCGGCCGTGGGTGCGTACTGTGCACAGCGTCGGATACCCGCTGAGGGATGCCGCGGGCAGCCGCCGCAATGACGTCGCGTGGCCGTGCAACGAGACGAAGTACATCGTGCAGTTCCCGCGGGATCGCGAGGTCTGGTCGTACGGATCCGGATACGGCGGAAACGCCCTGCTCGGCAAGAAGTGTTTCGCACTGCGGATCGCCTCGCAGATGGCCAGGGAAGACGGCTGGCTCGCCGAGCACATGCTCATCGTCAAGGTGTTCTCACCGTCCGGACGAACGCATCACATCGCGGCGGCATTCCCGTCGGCGTGCGGCAAGACGAACCTCGCCATGCTGCGCTCCCAGCTGCCTGGATGGCGCGTCGAGACCATCGGCGATGACATCGCGTGGCTGAAGCCGGACTCCACAGGTCGTCTGCGCGCCATCAACCCCGAGCGCGGTTTCTTCGGCGTGGCGCCCGGAACGGGGGAGTCCACGAACCGGTCTGCCGTGGAGACGATGTGGGGCAACACGATCTTCACGAACGTCGCGTTGCGCGACGACGGGGATGTCTGGTGGGAAGGCCTCACGGAGACCCCGCCCGCGCACCTCATCGACTGGCGCGGCGAGGACTGGACGCCGGATTCGGGTCGCACGGCGGCGCATCCGAACTCGCGGTTCACGGTGCCGGCGGAGCAGTGCCCGACCATCGCTGACGACTGGGAGGACGCGGACGGCGTTCCCATCGACGCGATCGTCTTCGGCGGTCGTCGCGCGACCAACGTGCCGCTGGTGCTGCAGGCCAGGGACTGGAAGCACGGCGTGTTCCTCGGTGCAACTGTGGCATCCGAGCAGACAGCGGCCGCTGAGGGGACGGTCGGTGAGCTGCGTCGGGATCCGTTCGCGATGCTGCCGTTCTGCGGCTACAACATGGCGGATCACTGGGCGCACTGGCTCGACATCGGTGAGCGACTCGGATCCGCGGCACCCGCCGTGTTCCAGGTGAACTGGTTCCGCAAGGGGCCGGACGGCTCTTACCTGTGGCCGGGGTTCGCGGAGAACATGAGGGTGCTCGCCTGGATCGCCGAGCGGCTCGAGGGCACAGCTGCTGCCGTCGACGCGCCGGTCGGCAGGGTGCCGGCGCGGGCATCCCTCGATGTCGACGGGCTCGCGCTGGCTCCGGATGCCCTCGACCACCTCTTCGAGATCGACCCGGCGGCATGGCTGGCCGAGTGCGACCTCACGGAGGACTTCTTCGCGCGATTCGGTGGCCGGGTGCCGGCAGCGCTCGGGGCGGAGCTCGCCTCTTTGCGCTACCGGCTGCGGCACTGA
- a CDS encoding ABC transporter ATP-binding protein, translated as MSASAPSSSAPARRRFGRPTKDDGPRATFGQLLPYIFEHKGTMAVVIVLSVLGAAASLAQPLLVSQVIGIVQKGETLGGLVWALVALVIVSGLISGYQHYLLQRTGESVVLSSRKRLVARMLNLPISEFDARRTGDLVSRVGSDTTLLRAVLTQGLVEAVGGALTFIGALIAMLIIDPVLLGLTVLVIAVSIVVVVLLSGRIRVASTKAQQRVGDLAASVERAITSVRTIRASGATEREIDGVETDATAAYRMGVKVAKISALVVPVAGIAMQVSFLVVLGVGGYRVASGAITVANLVAFILFLFMMILPLGQALGAFTSVNSALGALGRIQEIVDLPSEDANDLPVDQRAVIVGPANAAVNPGAPAIAFTDVRFSYPDAVVAARAARAAEAESVLEGDTALENASDMRSAADDSAAAGALPLPEALIETVAISLPRGASVSGLTASDAIAEAGVLHGVSFAAQRGKRTALVGPSGAGKSTILALIERFYDPDSGSISMGGLDIRTVDRTKLRAQIGYVEQDAPALAGSLRDNLTLASPHATEQQCIDVLHAVNLTEVLERTALGLDAPVGEGGVMLSGGERQRLAIARALLAAPPILLLDESTSSLDGRNEQLMREAIDAVAENRTMIVIAHRLSTVVDSDQIVVIDQGRVIGTGTHSELVETTPLYRDLAKHQLLV; from the coding sequence ATGAGTGCATCCGCCCCGAGTTCATCCGCGCCCGCCCGCCGCCGGTTCGGCCGTCCCACCAAGGACGACGGGCCGAGGGCCACGTTCGGACAGCTGCTCCCCTACATCTTCGAGCACAAGGGCACGATGGCGGTCGTCATCGTGCTGAGCGTGCTCGGCGCCGCCGCAAGCCTGGCGCAGCCCCTGCTCGTGAGCCAGGTGATCGGTATCGTGCAGAAGGGCGAGACGCTCGGCGGCCTCGTCTGGGCGCTGGTCGCGCTCGTGATCGTGTCCGGTCTCATCTCGGGCTACCAGCACTACCTGCTGCAGCGCACGGGTGAGAGCGTCGTGCTCTCCTCGCGCAAGCGGCTGGTCGCGCGGATGCTGAACCTGCCGATCAGCGAGTTCGACGCCCGGCGCACCGGCGACCTGGTCTCACGCGTCGGCAGCGACACGACCCTGCTGCGCGCGGTGCTCACCCAGGGTCTCGTCGAAGCGGTCGGCGGAGCGCTCACGTTCATCGGCGCACTGATCGCCATGCTCATCATCGATCCGGTGCTCCTCGGACTCACCGTGCTCGTCATCGCGGTCTCGATCGTGGTCGTCGTGCTGCTCTCCGGGCGCATCCGGGTGGCCAGCACCAAGGCGCAGCAGCGCGTCGGCGACCTGGCGGCATCCGTCGAGCGTGCGATCACGTCGGTGCGCACCATTCGCGCCTCTGGTGCCACGGAACGAGAGATCGACGGCGTCGAAACCGATGCCACTGCCGCCTACCGCATGGGCGTGAAGGTCGCGAAGATCTCGGCTCTCGTCGTTCCCGTTGCGGGTATCGCCATGCAGGTGTCGTTCCTGGTGGTGCTGGGCGTCGGCGGATACCGCGTCGCCAGCGGCGCCATCACCGTGGCGAACCTCGTGGCGTTCATCCTGTTCCTCTTCATGATGATCCTTCCGCTCGGCCAGGCGCTCGGCGCATTCACCTCGGTGAACTCGGCGCTCGGCGCGCTGGGACGCATCCAGGAGATCGTCGATCTGCCGAGCGAGGACGCGAACGATCTTCCCGTCGACCAGCGCGCAGTGATCGTGGGCCCGGCGAACGCGGCCGTGAACCCGGGCGCTCCGGCCATCGCGTTCACGGACGTGCGGTTCTCCTACCCGGACGCGGTCGTCGCCGCCAGGGCGGCACGAGCCGCAGAGGCCGAATCCGTGCTCGAAGGCGACACGGCGCTCGAGAACGCCTCCGACATGCGGAGCGCTGCGGACGACAGTGCCGCTGCAGGCGCCCTGCCGCTTCCGGAAGCGCTCATCGAAACGGTCGCCATCTCACTGCCGCGAGGCGCGTCGGTGAGTGGGCTGACGGCATCCGACGCCATCGCGGAAGCGGGCGTGTTGCACGGCGTCAGCTTCGCGGCGCAGCGCGGCAAGCGGACAGCACTGGTCGGTCCGTCTGGCGCGGGCAAGAGCACGATCCTCGCCCTGATCGAGCGGTTCTACGACCCGGACAGCGGATCCATCTCGATGGGCGGGCTCGACATCCGCACCGTCGACCGCACGAAGCTGCGCGCTCAGATCGGCTACGTGGAGCAGGATGCGCCGGCGCTCGCCGGATCCCTGCGCGACAACCTCACGCTCGCCTCCCCGCACGCCACCGAACAGCAGTGCATCGACGTGCTGCACGCCGTCAACCTCACCGAGGTTCTCGAGCGCACCGCTCTGGGGCTCGATGCCCCGGTGGGCGAGGGCGGCGTGATGCTGTCCGGCGGCGAACGCCAGCGTCTCGCGATCGCCAGGGCCCTGCTCGCCGCTCCGCCGATCCTGCTGCTTGACGAGTCCACGTCGAGCCTCGACGGACGCAACGAGCAGCTGATGCGCGAGGCGATCGATGCCGTTGCGGAGAACCGCACGATGATCGTCATCGCGCACAGGCTCTCCACTGTCGTCGACTCGGATCAGATCGTGGTGATCGATCAGGGGCGCGTCATCGGTACCGGCACGCACTCCGAGCTCGTCGAGACCACACCGCTGTACAGAGACCTCGCGAAGCACCAGTTGCTGGTGTGA
- a CDS encoding ROK family protein: MLSSERDGVPAADRVIGTGALGATLQALVAEVQRSGPLSRAELGERLGLPTATTARVVARLMRERVLAEAGIRRSGNGRPSRLVGLNPAAGSAIAVDVGASLVTTAFVDVAGGIRQLDVRSVDPASSPELRVDVVVDAIDEALAVARRDDERCLALGVSVPAGGSASFPDALADRLGARFELPLTIQRDADLLAMAEARWGTGSRGRVVVALAWSWGVGAGVVVDGDVYRGSAGRAGDIGRLLVGSVRDEVKGAGAQRGSGAPEPLTLEQRISVAALSRRLAHIEGRGFDELHVVDLLAGAANDVGDSSAGVRDLLESMLDDVAAAIATLTLVLDPDVIVFAGVVGRRIDAFAPRLMPRLERTLPAVPRLTASGLGQTAWLSAAGLTAIESAGPLLAVLHGG; encoded by the coding sequence GTGCTCAGCAGCGAACGGGATGGGGTGCCCGCGGCGGATCGTGTGATCGGTACGGGGGCGCTCGGGGCCACTCTGCAGGCTCTCGTCGCCGAGGTGCAGAGGTCAGGTCCGCTCTCACGGGCTGAGCTCGGCGAGAGGCTGGGGCTCCCCACCGCCACGACAGCGCGCGTCGTCGCGCGGCTGATGCGAGAACGCGTGCTGGCGGAGGCAGGCATCCGTCGGAGCGGCAACGGGCGGCCGTCACGGTTGGTGGGGCTGAATCCGGCAGCCGGATCCGCGATCGCCGTCGACGTGGGCGCCAGCCTCGTGACGACCGCGTTCGTGGACGTCGCGGGTGGCATCCGTCAGCTCGACGTGCGCTCTGTCGATCCCGCTTCCTCGCCCGAGCTGCGTGTCGATGTCGTCGTCGACGCGATCGACGAGGCGCTCGCGGTCGCACGCCGCGATGACGAGCGTTGCCTTGCGCTCGGTGTCTCCGTGCCCGCGGGAGGGTCGGCGTCGTTCCCCGACGCTCTGGCGGACCGTCTCGGTGCACGGTTCGAGCTGCCGCTGACCATCCAACGCGATGCCGACCTGCTGGCCATGGCCGAAGCACGCTGGGGCACGGGCAGCCGCGGCCGTGTCGTCGTCGCCCTGGCGTGGAGCTGGGGCGTCGGCGCGGGGGTCGTCGTCGACGGCGACGTGTACCGGGGGTCTGCGGGACGGGCGGGAGACATCGGCAGGCTCCTCGTGGGTTCTGTTCGCGACGAGGTGAAGGGGGCAGGGGCGCAGCGGGGATCAGGTGCTCCTGAGCCGCTCACCCTCGAGCAGCGGATCTCGGTGGCGGCCTTGTCGAGACGGCTTGCGCACATCGAGGGCCGCGGGTTCGATGAGCTCCACGTCGTCGATCTGCTCGCAGGAGCGGCGAACGACGTGGGAGATTCGTCGGCCGGGGTACGTGACCTCCTGGAGTCGATGCTCGACGACGTCGCCGCGGCGATCGCGACTCTGACGCTCGTGCTCGATCCGGACGTCATCGTCTTCGCCGGGGTCGTCGGCAGACGGATCGATGCGTTCGCGCCGCGCCTGATGCCCAGGCTGGAACGGACTCTGCCCGCGGTTCCGCGACTGACGGCATCCGGTCTCGGGCAGACCGCGTGGCTGTCCGCGGCAGGGCTCACCGCCATCGAGTCGGCCGGGCCCCTGCTGGCGGTGCTGCACGGCGGTTGA
- a CDS encoding PIG-L family deacetylase — protein MSRDSGVSTRGRRIRIGVGLAAAMTIAVPCALFAASWITVNDLTPRRLRTLAGKGDRMLVVTAHPDDEIVMAGTLAIAAASGASVALHCFTRGEASRSAQWRGRTGADQIGAAGLADIRHEELRRSAAALGLGSVSIGTWVDGTLASHVDELVQELEGVIREWRPTLVVSLDDALGLYGHPDHVASAAAARRAVLGARAAGHGLRLFQATLPTRQVSLARRFSPVFQRASAEAGATPPTPTTCVSIARAARRKLAAIDAHATQRAVMQDVQPLLGTIPRPLYFRVFSREYFARVL, from the coding sequence GTGTCCAGAGACTCGGGGGTGTCGACAAGGGGCCGGCGAATCCGCATCGGCGTCGGACTCGCTGCAGCGATGACAATCGCCGTGCCGTGCGCGTTGTTCGCTGCGAGCTGGATCACGGTGAACGACCTCACGCCACGAAGACTGCGCACGCTGGCCGGCAAAGGCGACCGGATGCTCGTCGTCACGGCCCACCCCGACGATGAGATCGTCATGGCCGGCACCCTCGCCATCGCGGCGGCCTCGGGAGCATCCGTGGCCCTGCACTGCTTCACTCGTGGTGAGGCGAGTCGCTCGGCGCAGTGGCGCGGGCGCACGGGAGCCGACCAGATCGGTGCTGCCGGGCTCGCCGATATCAGACACGAAGAGCTGCGGCGGTCGGCGGCAGCCCTCGGACTGGGATCCGTATCCATCGGCACGTGGGTCGACGGCACCCTCGCCTCTCACGTGGACGAGCTTGTCCAGGAGCTCGAGGGCGTCATCCGCGAGTGGCGTCCGACGCTCGTCGTGTCGCTGGATGACGCCCTCGGCCTGTATGGACATCCGGACCACGTGGCGTCGGCGGCCGCAGCACGACGTGCCGTGCTCGGCGCTCGCGCCGCCGGACACGGACTCCGGCTCTTCCAGGCGACTCTCCCCACCCGACAGGTGTCGCTGGCGCGGCGGTTCTCGCCCGTCTTCCAACGCGCGTCGGCGGAGGCCGGCGCCACCCCTCCCACACCGACGACGTGCGTGTCCATCGCCCGCGCCGCCCGCCGCAAGCTCGCGGCGATCGATGCTCACGCGACGCAGAGGGCCGTCATGCAGGACGTGCAGCCGCTGCTCGGAACCATCCCGCGGCCCCTCTACTTTCGGGTGTTCTCGCGAGAGTACTTCGCGCGAGTCCTGTAA